In Phragmites australis chromosome 16, lpPhrAust1.1, whole genome shotgun sequence, one DNA window encodes the following:
- the LOC133895648 gene encoding vegetative cell wall protein gp1-like — MSCTAGAASGDVLPALPPIRTKESPAAPEPARSSSASSSTAPHVEPLPSRAAEKEAEGREPEPTTPTSEESRLQPPTKCPPAPRKPAWAPTPGAKRKLQSSSAPSVRRAFFPVARDLSVVFRSLPPKKRIRAG, encoded by the coding sequence ATGAGCTGCACGGCCGGCGCCGCCTCGGGCGACGTCCTCCCGGCGCTGCCGCCGATCAGGACCAAGGAGTCGCCGGCGGCGCCCGAGCCCGCTCGCTCTTCGTCGGCCTCGTCGTCCACGGCGCCGCACGTGGAGCCGCTGCCGTCGCGGGCGGCGGAGAAGGAGGCGGAGGGCCGAGAACCGGAGCCCACGACGCCCACGTCGGAGGAGAGCAGGCTCCAGCCGCCGACCAAGTGCCCGCCGGCGCCGCGGAAGCCGGCGTGGGCTCCGACGCCTGGCGCCAAGCGTAAGCTCCAGTCTTCCTCGGCGCCGTCGGTGCGGCGGGCCTTCTTCCCCGTCGCGCGTGACCTCTCCGTCGTGTTCCGGTCCCTGCCGCCCAAGAAGCGGATCCGGGCGGGCTGA